TGCTGGGCCCGTGAAGGCGTTCGAGGGGCTAAGCCACGCCGTCCGGCTCCCCCGCCACGTCGCCGAGAGGCAGGCCAGGGCAGCCAAGGAGCTTATCGAGGCCAAGTACCCCGGGCTACCGGTCGAGATAGAGACCGAGTGGTACGAGCCCGGGCGAGACCCGCACCTGGGCCCCGGCAGCGGCATAGTAGTGTGGGCCTTCACCGGGAATAGTGTCCTCGGCGGCGACTCGATAGGCGCCAAGGGCAAGCCCGCTGAGAAGGTCGGCCGCGAGGCTGCCGAGAAGCTGCTCGAGGACCTGGCTACCGGGAAGGCTCTGGACAGGCACGCCTCCGATATGCTGATACCCTACGCCGCGCTCGCATGCGGCGAGTCGCTGCTAGGCGGCGCAAAGCTGACCATGCACGCGTGGACAAACATAGAGATAGTCAAGCGCATACTACCAGAAGCCCGGATGGAGTTCGTCGAGGGCGGCGAGATAGGGGAACCCTTCGCCCTAAGAGTGCAGGGCGTGTGCCACAGGGCGGGTCGCTAGCCACCGAAAAGCCATGGGGTCTTTACGCGTAGACACTGGTAGACCGTGTCGAGTAGCCTGTCTACCCCCTCCCCCGTAAGGGCTGAGATGAGCAGCGGCTCGCTGGCGCATAGGTCTGTTTTGCTCGTGCCTGCTAGTGCCTCGTTAACAGCTTCTACAGCGCGTTCGACACGCTCCCGGGGTGTTATGTCTACCTTGTTCACTGCTACTATGAGGCCTGCACCACGGTTTGCTATTATCCCCGTGTATACGTCTTTGAGCAGTCTCATCTGGTGCTCAATGTCCTGCACCATTTCCGGCGACGGGTCCACTAGGAACAGTACTACATCAGGAAGCGACTGCAGCGCCGCGAAGGCTTTACGCTCTATCTCGTTGTGCTGCTCCAAAGGCCTCTCGAGTATACCAGGAGTATCGACCATGTAGAACGCTACGTCTCTCACCTTCGTCTTGCCTACTATAACCGTCTTTGTCGTGAAGGGGTATGACGCCACCTCTGGCTCCGCTGTGGACGCCCTACGCACGAGCGTGGACTTACCGGTACTAGGTATGCCGGCCACGACCACTATCGGCAGCCCTTCGGACACTATGTGCGTCTGGAGCAGCTCTCTACGCACACGGTCCAACAGTTCAAGCCGTTTGCGAAGCCTACGCACCACGGATAGTATACGGCCGCTCCCTTCCTTACGCAGTCTAGCAGCCTCGCGCGCATCGGCAGCCGATACTATTAGGAGACGGTACTGGTTCCAGAACTCCTTTATCAGGCGAAGCGACCGGCGTATAGCACGGAGAGCCTCGTCGTACTCTTCCCCAACGAAGCCCAGTACTAGGGCTCGGTGGAACTCGCTCATCTCACGGGTGGACGGCAAGCGCGCTACACGGAGGAGCCTCGAGTAGGAGACGTTGAACACTACTTCTAGCCTCTTAAGCTCGAACTCTATTCGGCCGGGCAGGCCGCGGCGCCGCGGCCTAACCTTACGGTACCGCTCCCCTACAACCCTGACTATTTCCTCGGAGCTGTAGACGTGTGTCTCCTTAAGCCTCTTAACGGTCTCAGCGAGCTTGAGCATTTCCCGGTGCCGCCGGAGCCACGGCAGCTCCTCATGCTGTACTGCCATTAACGCCCCCACAGCTCCAACAGAAGCCACGACCCCCCTTATCAAGAACACCTCCGTGAACCGGGCTGCAGAGTGTATCCTATGGAGGAGCTGGGGCAAGTAGCGACGACTACGCATAGGAGTGCGAATGCGAGAAGAGAGCACAGAGGTACCAGAGGAGACTCGTGGAGCTTCGCACAGCATCCGGTGGCTGGGGGCATAGGCCTGGTAAGATCCCCAGGGGCCGCGGGCTACTCTACCTTGGGGAGGTAGCTTAGGTCTATCTTCTCGGGCTCAGCGTCGCGCAGCTGGCCCTCCAGGTAGTCCTGGTAGCCCTTGAGGTCTAGCAGGCCGTGCCCGCTTAGGTTGAAGAGTATCGTTATCCTCTCGCCGCGCTTCTTAGCCTCCAGCGCCACGTCGATAGCAGCCTTGACTGCGTGGGCACTCTCCGGAGCCGGTATGATGCCCTCTGTGCGGGCGAAGAACACCGCGGCCTCGAACACCTCAGTCTGCTTGTAGGCCACTGGCTCGACAATGCCGTGGTTTACTAGTATGCTGAGAGTCGGGGCTACGCCATGGTATCGGAGCCCACCCGCGTGTATCGGTGGTGGCACGAACCGGTGGCCTATCGTGTGCATCTTGAGGAGAGGCGTCATGCCGGCAGTGTCGCCGAAGTCGTAGCGGTACTCGCCGCGCGTCATGCTCGGCGCTGCGCGCGGCTCCACGGCTATGAAGCGTGCCTCCGTCTTGCCGCGAAGCCTATCATAGATGAACGGGTAGGCGAGGCCAGCGTAGTTGCTACCACCGCCTACAGCGCCTATGACTACGTCGGGGTACTCGCCTAGGGCTTCTAGCTGCCGCTTAGCTTCAAGCCCTATCACGGTCTGGTGAAGGAGCACGTGGTTCAGCACACTGCCCAGACTGTACTTGGTGTCGGGATTCTTCAGGGCGTCCTCTATGGCCTCGCTTATCGCTATGCCTAGGCTACCAGGGTTGTCCGGGTCCTTCTCGAGTATCTTCCTACCAGCCTCGGTGTACGGGCTAGGACTCGGCACCACCTCCGCCCCATAGGTCTGCATGACTATGCGCCGGTAGGGCTTCTGCTCGTAGCTGATCCGGACCATGTATACCCGGACCTTGAGCCCGAACATAGCGCCCGCTAGGGCTAGCGCCGAGCCCCACTGGCCCGCGCCAGTCTCGGTGGTAAGCCTCTTAGTGCCCTCGAGGCGGTTATAGTAGGCCTGCGCCAGCGCCGTGTTTATCTTATGGCTACCCGTGGGCAACACACCCTCATACTTGAAGTATATCTTGGCTGGCGTGCCCAGCGCTTCTTCGAGCCTACGGGCCCGGAGGAGTGGGGTAGGCCTGCCTATCTCGAGGTAGATGCTGCGCAGCTCCTCGGGGATCTCTATCCAGCGCTCTGTCGAAGTCTCCTGCTCGACGAGGCTACGCGGGAATATCGCCTCGAGCTCCTTGGGAGATACTATGCTTCCGTCTGGCTTTCTCGGCGGCGGTAGAGGCTCCGGGAGGTCGGGCAGTATATTGTACCACTTATCGGGGAGAATATCCTCCGTCTGGGGTGCTCTTAGGCCCCGCGTCAGCATTACCACGCGACACCACGACAGAAGACGGGCCCACAGAAATACCAGTATTTGGTCGTTTCCATGCCGGGCTAGGAGTGGTCACATCTTCCTCTTGTCTATTATCCTCTTAGCTTTGCCGCCCTCCTGGCGTGGAAGCTCGCCGGGGTCGACCACCTGCACCCTCGGGTTTATCATGAGTACCTCGTGTAGCCTGTACTGTAGCTCTGACGCCAGGCGCTGCTTCTCCTCCTCGCTCATCTTCTTAGCTGCTTCTACTACCACATACATCCGGTCAAGGTTGCCCTCACGCTCCACTATTATCTGGTAGTGGTGGTTAACCCTAGGCTCGCTCAGCAAGACCTCCTCTACAGCCGATGGGAACACGTTCACGCCGTTTATTATCAACATGTCGTCAGCCCGACCCATTATCCTGCCTATCCGCCTCATGTTCCTCCCACAGTCGCAGCTTATGCTATCGTACATGAAGGTGAGGTCGTTAGTCCAGTAGCGTATAAGCGGCATCGCGTCGTGCGTGAGCGGTGTGACCACGAGTACACCCTTCTCCTCGGGCTCCACGGGCTCGCCGGTCTTCGGGTCAACTACCTCGACTAGGTAGTGGTCCTCCCAGACGTGGAGCCCGTCGTGAAGGTGGCACTCTATCGCGGTACCTGGGCCGTAGAGCTCGCTCATACCGTAGATGTCGTAGCTCTCCATGTCCCATATCCTGTTTATGCGCTTCCTCAGCTCCTCGCTCCACATCTCTGCGCCGAATATACCGGTCCTCAGCTTGGTGTCCCTAGCCGGGTCTACGCCCATCTCCATGGCTACCTCTGCCAGCCTGAGGGCGTAGTTCGGCACCGCGCCGAGGACCGTCGCGCCGAGGTCCCGTATCATCATGACATGCCGCTGTGTGAAGCCCGTGCCTGCTGGCACTGCGAGGGCGCCGAGCTTCTGCGCGCCGTAGTGGAAGCCTAGGCCCCCGGTGAACCAGTGGTAGCCGAGCGCGATGTAGACTATATCCTCGCTGGTAACCCCCGCTGCCGCGAAGCTGCGGGCCATTAGCTCAGCCCAGTTCTCTATGTCCCTGCGGGTGTAGCCTACTACTGTTGGCTTCCCGGTGGTGCCGCTGCTAGCGTGTATCTCCACTATCTCGCTGAGCGGTACAGCGAAGAGCCCGTAGGGGTAGTTCTCGCGGAGATCGTTCTTCACCGTGAACGGCAGCTTGCGTACATCCTCGAGCGTCTTTATGTCCTCGGGCCTAACTCCGGCCTCCTTGAGCTTCCTGTGGTAGAAGGGCACCCGCTCGTAGGCCCTCTTCACTGTCTCGCGTAGCCGTTGCAGCTGGAGCTTCTCTATCTCCTCGCGGCTAGCCCGCTCGATGGGGTGTAGTATCCTAGGCTTCCCCGCCATGTTGTCCACCATGTCCAGTGTGCTGCAAAGGAGGCACATGTGGTCCTGGAGGCCAGAGCGTCTAGAATACTTGGGACTGCTTAAATTTTGCCCCCTACAAGCCCACCGCTAAAATATTTAAGAGAAGAA
The window above is part of the Pyrodictium abyssi genome. Proteins encoded here:
- a CDS encoding NOG1 family protein — protein: MAVQHEELPWLRRHREMLKLAETVKRLKETHVYSSEEIVRVVGERYRKVRPRRRGLPGRIEFELKRLEVVFNVSYSRLLRVARLPSTREMSEFHRALVLGFVGEEYDEALRAIRRSLRLIKEFWNQYRLLIVSAADAREAARLRKEGSGRILSVVRRLRKRLELLDRVRRELLQTHIVSEGLPIVVVAGIPSTGKSTLVRRASTAEPEVASYPFTTKTVIVGKTKVRDVAFYMVDTPGILERPLEQHNEIERKAFAALQSLPDVVLFLVDPSPEMVQDIEHQMRLLKDVYTGIIANRGAGLIVAVNKVDITPRERVERAVEAVNEALAGTSKTDLCASEPLLISALTGEGVDRLLDTVYQCLRVKTPWLFGG
- a CDS encoding TrpB-like pyridoxal phosphate-dependent enzyme encodes the protein MLTRGLRAPQTEDILPDKWYNILPDLPEPLPPPRKPDGSIVSPKELEAIFPRSLVEQETSTERWIEIPEELRSIYLEIGRPTPLLRARRLEEALGTPAKIYFKYEGVLPTGSHKINTALAQAYYNRLEGTKRLTTETGAGQWGSALALAGAMFGLKVRVYMVRISYEQKPYRRIVMQTYGAEVVPSPSPYTEAGRKILEKDPDNPGSLGIAISEAIEDALKNPDTKYSLGSVLNHVLLHQTVIGLEAKRQLEALGEYPDVVIGAVGGGSNYAGLAYPFIYDRLRGKTEARFIAVEPRAAPSMTRGEYRYDFGDTAGMTPLLKMHTIGHRFVPPPIHAGGLRYHGVAPTLSILVNHGIVEPVAYKQTEVFEAAVFFARTEGIIPAPESAHAVKAAIDVALEAKKRGERITILFNLSGHGLLDLKGYQDYLEGQLRDAEPEKIDLSYLPKVE
- a CDS encoding phenylacetate--CoA ligase translates to MAGKPRILHPIERASREEIEKLQLQRLRETVKRAYERVPFYHRKLKEAGVRPEDIKTLEDVRKLPFTVKNDLRENYPYGLFAVPLSEIVEIHASSGTTGKPTVVGYTRRDIENWAELMARSFAAAGVTSEDIVYIALGYHWFTGGLGFHYGAQKLGALAVPAGTGFTQRHVMMIRDLGATVLGAVPNYALRLAEVAMEMGVDPARDTKLRTGIFGAEMWSEELRKRINRIWDMESYDIYGMSELYGPGTAIECHLHDGLHVWEDHYLVEVVDPKTGEPVEPEEKGVLVVTPLTHDAMPLIRYWTNDLTFMYDSISCDCGRNMRRIGRIMGRADDMLIINGVNVFPSAVEEVLLSEPRVNHHYQIIVEREGNLDRMYVVVEAAKKMSEEEKQRLASELQYRLHEVLMINPRVQVVDPGELPRQEGGKAKRIIDKRKM